A DNA window from Salvelinus namaycush isolate Seneca chromosome 30, SaNama_1.0, whole genome shotgun sequence contains the following coding sequences:
- the LOC120024898 gene encoding zinc finger protein 280C-like isoform X1 — protein sequence MSELFMECEEEELEPWQRQTPEDNLLGDGKHDDDDDDEPIFVGELSTSKGTINTRPTNNQRNVKTTPVQSGGVGRPRASRMTMTHNSPQAHITRGPVPQNIIIPGKGLNNAPRPLTAVPPQPIIINNQGYIMTTPQLPANSAFLASLGKQYPPGTSFTVVPAGQQHILQQVTPGKPLPGVIHRPQVHMIHNNVVTLSNVQGPAALSSQPNRSNSTNLQIVSPVIQAKGNSWDYGKRGLPQDQNSTAKKAKQDIGSPHAQEILENGARFCKKCPKCKFDFYQQVVMKDHMVKCCPHLLECVFPSTPKSTYLFASKRIMLVTDFYYGRFEGDKLKLQQQKTPFTYKCQSCLKVLKNNVRFMNHMKHHLELEKQNSESWESHTTCQHCYRQYSTPFQLQCHVESAHSMVESSTNCKICELAFESEQVLLEHMKDNHKPGEMPYVCQVCNYRSSFFTDVDTHFRTVHENTKDLLCPFCLKVLKSGHVYMQHYMKHQKKGINRCGKCRLNFLTYKERVDHKTQHHKTFQKPKALEGLPPGTKVTIRASLTGPSPSSARAADKSSVSVIPEVPGMKAANVKAQSRTSTTQGSSGGKGKGAVSKKLLKQQKNNYVLQSLSTGEKRHTCIECYSEIHDFYSHYPMVAICGACKYRTSCKTSFGNHMIRFHSAISKERFRKMRKIPVVLRNLTLVCLNCDFLADAHGTDLMSKHLIDRPHHVCKVILEKGEGGAVDDGIRGNKQGISALMFPDIQNAETATVSGAFDQFHSVPRLVETSDGLCITPAAERRDGPEVMHVQTQESGRGAVILLDKDDAAVNQLGEAEVQGLPHISTVDQSQGVTQATELETPMESSVEEEQSLQSGPMESSVEGEQREERALQSATRSPTSSVACELDGETVRLHESLSKLESVSFDDSKVSASLETIPLKVVDQEVKDIVEAKDISSSQSPAVIPHQRADDKDIPSSPETLKGSASSE from the exons ATGTCCGAGCTTTTTATGGAATGTGAGGAAGAGGAGCTGGAGCCGTGGCAGAGACAGACACCAGAAGATAATTTGTTAGGCGACGGTaaacatgatgatgatgacgacgatGAACCTATATTTGTTGGGGAGCTTAGTACTTCAAAGGGCACCATTAACACCAGGCCAA CAAACAACCAAAGAAATGTGAAGACCACCCCAGTTCAAAGTGGCGGAGTTGGGAGACCAAGAGCCTCTAGGATGACAATGACACACAACTCCCCCCAAGCTCATATCACTCGGGGTCCAGTTCCACAGAACATCATAATTCCAGGGAAAGGGTTGAACAATGCACCTCGACCCTTAACAGCAGTACCACCACAGCCCATCATTATCAACAACCAG GGTTACATTATGACCACACCACAGTTACCGGCCAACTCAGCTTTCCTCGCTTCCCTTGGGAAACAGTATCCCCCTGGGACATCTTTCACTGTGGTTCCAG CAGGCCAGCAGCACATTCTGCAGCAGGTGACTCCAGGGAAGCCTTTACCTGGGGTTATCCACAGGCCTCAAGTGCACATGATCCACAACAACGTAGTGACCTTGTCCAATGTGCAGGGCCCTGCTGCATTGTCTTCCCAGCCCAACCGCTCAAATTCTACCAACCTCCAGATTGTGTCCCCAGTTATTCAAGCCAAAGGCAACAGCTGGG ACTATGGCAAACGAGGTTTACCTCAAGACCAAAACAGCACAGCTAAAAAAGCTAAGCAGGACATAG GGTCTCCCCACGCCCAGGAGATATTAGAGAATGGGGCACGTTTTTGTAAAAAATGTCCAAAGTGTAAATTTGATTTCTACCAACAAGTTGTCATGAAAGATCACATGGTG AAATGTTGTCCTCACCTGTTGGAGTGTGTCTTCCCCTCAACCCCGAAGTCTACTTACCTTTTTGCAAGCAAGCGCATCATGCTTGTCACAGACTTCTACTATGGTAGATTTGAGGGAGACAAACTAAAATTGCAGCAGCAGAAGACCCCATTTACCTATAAGTGCCAGAGCTGTTTGAAAGTACTCAAGAACAATGTCAG GTTCATGAACCACATGAAGCACCATCTGGAGCTAGAGAAGCAGAACAGTGAGAGCTGGGAAAGCCACACTACCTGTCAACACTGCTACCGGCAGTACTCAACCCCATTCCAGCTGCAGTGCCACGTCGAGAGTGCCCACAGCATGGTTGAATCTTCAA CCAATTGCAAGATATGTGAATTAGCCTTTGAGTCTGAGCAAGTGCTCCTGGAACACATGAAGGACAATCACAAGCCTGGAGAGATGCCATATGTCTGCCAG GTGTGCAACTACAGGTCTTCATTCTTTACCGATGTGGACACACACTTCCGTACGGTGCATGAAAACACAAAGGATCTCCTTTGTCCTTTCTGCCTTAAAGTTCTTAAAAGTGGTCATGTCTACATGCAGCACTATATGAAGCATCAG AAAAAAGGAATTAATCGTTGCGGGAAATGCAGGCTGAATTTCCTCACCTACAAGGAGCGAGTGGATCACAAGACTCAGCACCATAAGACTTTCCAAAAACCCAAAGCTCTGGAGGGCCTTCCTCCTGGAACCAAG GTGACTATCCGGGCCTCTCTGACAGGGCCATCGCCCAGTTCCGCTCGTGCTGCTGACAAATCCAGTGTCAGTGTCATACCAGAGGTCCCAGGCATGAAGGCAGCCAATGTAAAAGCTCAGAGCCGTACATCTACCACACAGGGCAGCAGTGGGGGGAAAGGCAAGGGCGCAGTGAGCAAAAAGCTCCTCAAGCAGCAGAAGAACAACTATGTGTTGCAGAGTCTCAG TACTGGAGAAAAACGACACACCTGCATTGAGTGCTACTCGGAGATTCATGACTTCTATAGTCACTATCCCATGGTTGCCATTTGTGGTGCATGCAAGTATCGGACGAGTTGCAAAACTTCATTTGGAAACCACATGATAAG GTTCCATAGTGCCATCTCAAAAGAGAGATTCCGGAAAATGAGGAAAATCCCAGTTGTCCTAAG GAATTTAACCCTTGTCTGTCTGAACTGTGACTTCCTGGCTGATGCGCATGGAACTGACCTCATGAGCAAGCATTTGATTGACAGACCACACCACGTCTGTAAGGTCATACTAGAGAAAG GAGAAGGTGGTGCTGTAGATGACGGCATTAGAGG AAATAAGCAAGGGATCTCTGCTCTGATGTTCCCTGATATCCAG AATGCTGAAACTGCCACAGTGAGTGGTGCTTTTGACCAATTCCACAG CGTTCCCAGATTGGTGGAGACCTCTGATGGCTTGTGTATCACCCCAGCTGCTGAAAGAAGGGATGGGCCAGAGGTAATGCATGTTCAGACCCAAGAGTCAGGAAGAGGTGCTGTAATTCTACTAGACAAAGACGATGCAGCAGTTAACCAGCTAGGAGAGGCAGAAGTGCAAGGGCTTCCACATATCTCTACAGTGGATCAGAGCCAGGGAGTCACACAGGCTACAGAGCTAGAAACACCCATGGAAAGTTCAGTTGAGGAAGAACAGTCTTTGCAGTCAGGTCCCATGGAAAGCTCAGTTGAGGGGGAGCAGAGGGAGGAGCGGGCTTTGCAGTCAGCGACCAGGTCCCCCACTAGTTCTGTGGCCTGTGAGTTAGATGGGGAGACGGTGCGTTTGCATGAGTCATTAAGCAAACTGGAATCTGTGAGCTTTGACGACAGTAAGGTCAGCGCTTCCCTGGAGACCATCCCCTTAAAGGTTGTAGACCAAGAGGTGAAAGATATCGTGGAAGCAAAGGACATCTCATCCTCTCAAAGTCCAGCTGTCATCCCGCATCAGAGGGCAGACGACAAAGACATTCCCTCCAGTCCTGAAACACTGAAGGGATCGGCATCCTCGGAGTAG
- the LOC120024898 gene encoding zinc finger protein 280C-like isoform X2, with protein sequence MSELFMECEEEELEPWQRQTPEDNLLGDGKHDDDDDDEPIFVGELSTSKGTINTRPTNNQRNVKTTPVQSGGVGRPRASRMTMTHNSPQAHITRGPVPQNIIIPGKGLNNAPRPLTAVPPQPIIINNQGYIMTTPQLPANSAFLASLGKQYPPGTSFTVVPGQQHILQQVTPGKPLPGVIHRPQVHMIHNNVVTLSNVQGPAALSSQPNRSNSTNLQIVSPVIQAKGNSWDYGKRGLPQDQNSTAKKAKQDIGSPHAQEILENGARFCKKCPKCKFDFYQQVVMKDHMVKCCPHLLECVFPSTPKSTYLFASKRIMLVTDFYYGRFEGDKLKLQQQKTPFTYKCQSCLKVLKNNVRFMNHMKHHLELEKQNSESWESHTTCQHCYRQYSTPFQLQCHVESAHSMVESSTNCKICELAFESEQVLLEHMKDNHKPGEMPYVCQVCNYRSSFFTDVDTHFRTVHENTKDLLCPFCLKVLKSGHVYMQHYMKHQKKGINRCGKCRLNFLTYKERVDHKTQHHKTFQKPKALEGLPPGTKVTIRASLTGPSPSSARAADKSSVSVIPEVPGMKAANVKAQSRTSTTQGSSGGKGKGAVSKKLLKQQKNNYVLQSLSTGEKRHTCIECYSEIHDFYSHYPMVAICGACKYRTSCKTSFGNHMIRFHSAISKERFRKMRKIPVVLRNLTLVCLNCDFLADAHGTDLMSKHLIDRPHHVCKVILEKGEGGAVDDGIRGNKQGISALMFPDIQNAETATVSGAFDQFHSVPRLVETSDGLCITPAAERRDGPEVMHVQTQESGRGAVILLDKDDAAVNQLGEAEVQGLPHISTVDQSQGVTQATELETPMESSVEEEQSLQSGPMESSVEGEQREERALQSATRSPTSSVACELDGETVRLHESLSKLESVSFDDSKVSASLETIPLKVVDQEVKDIVEAKDISSSQSPAVIPHQRADDKDIPSSPETLKGSASSE encoded by the exons ATGTCCGAGCTTTTTATGGAATGTGAGGAAGAGGAGCTGGAGCCGTGGCAGAGACAGACACCAGAAGATAATTTGTTAGGCGACGGTaaacatgatgatgatgacgacgatGAACCTATATTTGTTGGGGAGCTTAGTACTTCAAAGGGCACCATTAACACCAGGCCAA CAAACAACCAAAGAAATGTGAAGACCACCCCAGTTCAAAGTGGCGGAGTTGGGAGACCAAGAGCCTCTAGGATGACAATGACACACAACTCCCCCCAAGCTCATATCACTCGGGGTCCAGTTCCACAGAACATCATAATTCCAGGGAAAGGGTTGAACAATGCACCTCGACCCTTAACAGCAGTACCACCACAGCCCATCATTATCAACAACCAG GGTTACATTATGACCACACCACAGTTACCGGCCAACTCAGCTTTCCTCGCTTCCCTTGGGAAACAGTATCCCCCTGGGACATCTTTCACTGTGGTTCCAG GCCAGCAGCACATTCTGCAGCAGGTGACTCCAGGGAAGCCTTTACCTGGGGTTATCCACAGGCCTCAAGTGCACATGATCCACAACAACGTAGTGACCTTGTCCAATGTGCAGGGCCCTGCTGCATTGTCTTCCCAGCCCAACCGCTCAAATTCTACCAACCTCCAGATTGTGTCCCCAGTTATTCAAGCCAAAGGCAACAGCTGGG ACTATGGCAAACGAGGTTTACCTCAAGACCAAAACAGCACAGCTAAAAAAGCTAAGCAGGACATAG GGTCTCCCCACGCCCAGGAGATATTAGAGAATGGGGCACGTTTTTGTAAAAAATGTCCAAAGTGTAAATTTGATTTCTACCAACAAGTTGTCATGAAAGATCACATGGTG AAATGTTGTCCTCACCTGTTGGAGTGTGTCTTCCCCTCAACCCCGAAGTCTACTTACCTTTTTGCAAGCAAGCGCATCATGCTTGTCACAGACTTCTACTATGGTAGATTTGAGGGAGACAAACTAAAATTGCAGCAGCAGAAGACCCCATTTACCTATAAGTGCCAGAGCTGTTTGAAAGTACTCAAGAACAATGTCAG GTTCATGAACCACATGAAGCACCATCTGGAGCTAGAGAAGCAGAACAGTGAGAGCTGGGAAAGCCACACTACCTGTCAACACTGCTACCGGCAGTACTCAACCCCATTCCAGCTGCAGTGCCACGTCGAGAGTGCCCACAGCATGGTTGAATCTTCAA CCAATTGCAAGATATGTGAATTAGCCTTTGAGTCTGAGCAAGTGCTCCTGGAACACATGAAGGACAATCACAAGCCTGGAGAGATGCCATATGTCTGCCAG GTGTGCAACTACAGGTCTTCATTCTTTACCGATGTGGACACACACTTCCGTACGGTGCATGAAAACACAAAGGATCTCCTTTGTCCTTTCTGCCTTAAAGTTCTTAAAAGTGGTCATGTCTACATGCAGCACTATATGAAGCATCAG AAAAAAGGAATTAATCGTTGCGGGAAATGCAGGCTGAATTTCCTCACCTACAAGGAGCGAGTGGATCACAAGACTCAGCACCATAAGACTTTCCAAAAACCCAAAGCTCTGGAGGGCCTTCCTCCTGGAACCAAG GTGACTATCCGGGCCTCTCTGACAGGGCCATCGCCCAGTTCCGCTCGTGCTGCTGACAAATCCAGTGTCAGTGTCATACCAGAGGTCCCAGGCATGAAGGCAGCCAATGTAAAAGCTCAGAGCCGTACATCTACCACACAGGGCAGCAGTGGGGGGAAAGGCAAGGGCGCAGTGAGCAAAAAGCTCCTCAAGCAGCAGAAGAACAACTATGTGTTGCAGAGTCTCAG TACTGGAGAAAAACGACACACCTGCATTGAGTGCTACTCGGAGATTCATGACTTCTATAGTCACTATCCCATGGTTGCCATTTGTGGTGCATGCAAGTATCGGACGAGTTGCAAAACTTCATTTGGAAACCACATGATAAG GTTCCATAGTGCCATCTCAAAAGAGAGATTCCGGAAAATGAGGAAAATCCCAGTTGTCCTAAG GAATTTAACCCTTGTCTGTCTGAACTGTGACTTCCTGGCTGATGCGCATGGAACTGACCTCATGAGCAAGCATTTGATTGACAGACCACACCACGTCTGTAAGGTCATACTAGAGAAAG GAGAAGGTGGTGCTGTAGATGACGGCATTAGAGG AAATAAGCAAGGGATCTCTGCTCTGATGTTCCCTGATATCCAG AATGCTGAAACTGCCACAGTGAGTGGTGCTTTTGACCAATTCCACAG CGTTCCCAGATTGGTGGAGACCTCTGATGGCTTGTGTATCACCCCAGCTGCTGAAAGAAGGGATGGGCCAGAGGTAATGCATGTTCAGACCCAAGAGTCAGGAAGAGGTGCTGTAATTCTACTAGACAAAGACGATGCAGCAGTTAACCAGCTAGGAGAGGCAGAAGTGCAAGGGCTTCCACATATCTCTACAGTGGATCAGAGCCAGGGAGTCACACAGGCTACAGAGCTAGAAACACCCATGGAAAGTTCAGTTGAGGAAGAACAGTCTTTGCAGTCAGGTCCCATGGAAAGCTCAGTTGAGGGGGAGCAGAGGGAGGAGCGGGCTTTGCAGTCAGCGACCAGGTCCCCCACTAGTTCTGTGGCCTGTGAGTTAGATGGGGAGACGGTGCGTTTGCATGAGTCATTAAGCAAACTGGAATCTGTGAGCTTTGACGACAGTAAGGTCAGCGCTTCCCTGGAGACCATCCCCTTAAAGGTTGTAGACCAAGAGGTGAAAGATATCGTGGAAGCAAAGGACATCTCATCCTCTCAAAGTCCAGCTGTCATCCCGCATCAGAGGGCAGACGACAAAGACATTCCCTCCAGTCCTGAAACACTGAAGGGATCGGCATCCTCGGAGTAG